One segment of Onychomys torridus chromosome 3, mOncTor1.1, whole genome shotgun sequence DNA contains the following:
- the LOC118579932 gene encoding uncharacterized protein LOC118579932 isoform X2 — translation MAAGGGSGGAGRRPIAAAGGSICYSHGRDSPVARPAQPPQPGDQPQVRPRCSPRAVATAAVAALTWRCGPPAGFLTSPSAGSRE, via the coding sequence ATGGCCGCGGGAGGAGGATCGGGAGGCGCAGGGCGCAGACCAATCGCGGCCGCCGGTGGGAGTATTTGTTATTCACATGGAAGAGACTCGCCGGTGGCTCGGCCAGCTCAGCCCCCTCAGCCCGGAGATCAGCCACAAGTGCGGCCGCGGTGCTCGCCTCGCGCGGTGGCgacggcggcggtggcggcgctgACGTGGAGATGCGGGCCCCCAGCGGGCTTCCTCACCTCGCCCTCTGCGGGGAGCAGG